From Kitasatospora sp. MAP12-44:
CGGCCTGCTGGCCGCCGGCCTGCGGCCCGGCTCGCGGGTCGGCTACCTCGGCAAGGAGTCCGAGCACTACTACGAGATCGCGCTGGCCTGCGCCAAGGCCGGCACCGTCCTGGTCCCGGTCAACTGGCGGCTGACCGGGAGCGAGGCCGAGCACATCCTGCGCGACTCGGGAGCCGAACTGCTCTTCGTCGAGGAGGCGTTCCGGCCACTCGCCGAGCGGGTCAAGGAGGAGCTGACGCAGCTGCGCACACTGGTGGCGCTGGCTCCGCCGGGGCCGATCGGCGGCGGGCAGCGGGCCTGGCAGGCCGGGCAGCCGGACACCGACCTGAACCCGGGCACCGGCGCCGACGACGCCGTCCTGCAGATCTACACCAGCGGCACCACCGGCAAGCCCAAGGGCGTGGTGCTGGCGCACCGCAGCTTCTTCACGCTGCCCGCGGCGATGCGCGACAGCGGGGCGAACTGGATCGACTGGCTGCCCGAGGACCGCAACCTGATCTCCCTGCCGGGCTTCAGCATCGCCGGGATGGGCTGGTTCATGCACGGCTTCGTGGCCGGCGGCACCAATGTGGTGATGCGGATGTTCGTCAGCGAGGAGGCCGTACGGCTGATCGCGGCGCACGGGGTCACCACCACCTTCGCGGCCCCCGCGATGCTGCAGATGATGATCGAGGAGCCCGGGGTGACCCCGGAGACCTTCCGCTCGCTGCGCAAGGTGGCGTACGGCGCCGCGCCCATCTCGGAGTCCCTGCTCAAGCGCTGCCTGGCCATGCTGGGCTGCGAGTTCGCGCAGATCTACGCCGCCACCGAGACCGGCACGGTCGCGGTCTGCCTGCCGCCGAAGGACCACTTCCCCGGCAGCCCGGTGCTCACGGCGGCCGGAAAGGCCTGCCCCGGGCACGAGTTGAAGATCGTCGACCCGGAGGGCCGGACCCTGCCGGTCGGGCAGATCGGCCAGGTCTGCGTGCTGACCCCGGCCCGGATGCTGGGCTACTGGGGCCTGCCGGAGGCCACCGCCGAGACCCTGGTCGGCGAGTGGCTGCACCTGGGCGACGCCGGCTACCTCACCGAGGACGGCTATCTCTTCCTCTGCGACCGGATCAACGACACCATCATCGCGGCCGGTCAGAACATCTACCCGGTGGAGATCGAGAAGGCGCTCGGCGACCACCCGGCGGTGGCCGACGTCGCGGTGCTGGGCGTGCCGGACGAGCTGTGGGGCGACGCCGTGCTCGCCTGCGTGGTGCTGCGCCCGGGCGAGCAGCTGCGGGCGCGCGACCTGCGCGGCTTCCTGTCCGGCCGGATCGCGGACTACAAGGCCCCCAGCCGCTGGGAGTTCGTCGACAGCATCCCGCGCAACCCCACCGGCAAGATCCTGCGCCGGGTGCTGCGCGAGCGCCACCTGGCGGTCCGCGCCGCCGGCGCCGAGGCCTGACACCCACGAGGAGCCCCCGCATGAGCACACCGACCACTTCGACCCAGCCGCTCCGGTTCGGCCTGCTGTTGCCCACCAGGGAAATGGCGATGACCGGGAGCTACGACATCGGCCCGCTGCTCGACCTCGCCCGCGAGGCCGAGGATCTGGGCCTGGACGCGGTGTGGACCGGCGACTCGCTGACCGCCCGCCCGCGGCTGGACCCGCTGGTGGTGCTGGCCACGGTGGCCGGCGCCACCTCCCGTATCTCGGTGGGCACCGCGGCGCTGACCGCCGCGCTGCGCCACCCGCTGCTCGGCGC
This genomic window contains:
- a CDS encoding fatty acid--CoA ligase; the encoded protein is MTQDAPQTLTAACAQHSHRRPDHPAVICEDRVTTYAQLHKESNRTAHGLLAAGLRPGSRVGYLGKESEHYYEIALACAKAGTVLVPVNWRLTGSEAEHILRDSGAELLFVEEAFRPLAERVKEELTQLRTLVALAPPGPIGGGQRAWQAGQPDTDLNPGTGADDAVLQIYTSGTTGKPKGVVLAHRSFFTLPAAMRDSGANWIDWLPEDRNLISLPGFSIAGMGWFMHGFVAGGTNVVMRMFVSEEAVRLIAAHGVTTTFAAPAMLQMMIEEPGVTPETFRSLRKVAYGAAPISESLLKRCLAMLGCEFAQIYAATETGTVAVCLPPKDHFPGSPVLTAAGKACPGHELKIVDPEGRTLPVGQIGQVCVLTPARMLGYWGLPEATAETLVGEWLHLGDAGYLTEDGYLFLCDRINDTIIAAGQNIYPVEIEKALGDHPAVADVAVLGVPDELWGDAVLACVVLRPGEQLRARDLRGFLSGRIADYKAPSRWEFVDSIPRNPTGKILRRVLRERHLAVRAAGAEA